Proteins encoded in a region of the Spirochaetales bacterium genome:
- a CDS encoding PilZ domain-containing protein translates to MGIPLSRIEKEFIFRSLKEQGITLFAEGGAWEIQCKLLRYTDFELECEILKGDISSLNKGDDVQIVFSFQNNNFTFLTALIEKRGEHIVFKHPDEVCKNANREYRRIKIHEKLSVYFFVKQKRYELNFPRIQKTVNDEVPEFAEDFDPASITQLIQVFQEKMRKSVSEHKIVMMKDRKPETYEEDLMVSFCKILWIPSTEKEIPALDPFLEDRIITKLDMIEFEERQKTPTFNMETKFKDLLFQKKIKGIHSEVYCPIFYSNYMVGYIHACNREDIKQEITNELIEYIDQFSKVLSYSLKVNGYFKEKVDIIETGYDAPIIDISASGLLFVYNSKELEKELDVFNELSIYFHLKEKKFSIESVVIRKFEENNRFYYGLKFRKTTPHEFSLLYEYLYSKPFTPQGKYVW, encoded by the coding sequence ATGGGAATCCCTTTAAGCAGAATTGAGAAGGAGTTCATCTTTCGTTCACTCAAGGAACAGGGGATCACTCTCTTTGCCGAGGGTGGGGCATGGGAAATCCAGTGCAAACTCCTGCGCTATACCGATTTTGAACTCGAATGCGAAATCCTGAAGGGTGATATTTCCTCCCTGAACAAGGGCGACGATGTCCAGATCGTGTTCAGTTTTCAGAACAATAACTTTACCTTTCTTACGGCCCTGATTGAAAAAAGAGGAGAACACATAGTCTTCAAGCATCCCGATGAAGTTTGCAAGAATGCCAACAGGGAATACAGAAGAATAAAAATCCACGAAAAACTTTCCGTTTACTTCTTCGTCAAACAGAAGCGCTATGAATTGAATTTTCCGCGTATTCAGAAAACGGTGAATGATGAAGTACCCGAGTTCGCCGAGGACTTCGATCCCGCTTCAATAACCCAGTTGATCCAGGTTTTTCAGGAGAAAATGCGAAAAAGCGTTTCCGAACATAAAATCGTCATGATGAAAGACAGAAAACCTGAAACATATGAGGAAGATCTGATGGTTAGCTTTTGTAAAATCCTCTGGATACCATCAACGGAAAAGGAAATCCCCGCGCTTGACCCGTTTCTCGAGGACAGGATAATCACGAAACTCGATATGATCGAATTTGAAGAACGGCAGAAAACCCCAACATTCAACATGGAAACCAAGTTCAAGGATCTGCTTTTTCAAAAGAAAATCAAAGGAATCCATTCCGAAGTGTATTGTCCCATCTTCTACAGTAATTATATGGTCGGATATATCCATGCATGCAACAGAGAAGATATCAAACAGGAGATAACCAATGAGCTTATTGAATACATTGATCAATTCTCGAAGGTACTCAGCTATTCGCTTAAGGTGAATGGCTATTTCAAGGAAAAAGTCGATATTATCGAAACCGGATACGACGCACCGATAATCGACATCAGCGCGTCGGGGCTTCTCTTTGTCTATAATTCCAAAGAACTCGAGAAGGAACTCGATGTTTTTAATGAATTGAGTATTTATTTTCATCTTAAAGAAAAAAAATTCTCGATAGAATCTGTGGTCATCAGGAAATTCGAGGAAAACAACAGGTTCTACTACGGACTCAAGTTTAGAAAAACAACGCCGCATGAGTTTTCTCTTCTTTACGAATACCTTTACAGCAAACCTTTTACGCCCCAGGGGAAATATGTCTGGTAG